The following coding sequences are from one Lolium rigidum isolate FL_2022 chromosome 6, APGP_CSIRO_Lrig_0.1, whole genome shotgun sequence window:
- the LOC124662977 gene encoding transcription factor WRKY45-1-like, whose protein sequence is MALSTPTSVVLELMTMGQQSAAHLGELLMAASPPMVAERGQALTAEILRCCDRVIAAISGGATSRKRKATMEHGVLMPSKRRSRSGAEVRREVRSRTTADGFVWRKYGQKDINGSTHPRFYYRCAYSANGCGATRRVQQSQEHPAAFIIAYYGDHTCGAGVGDACHRAAPPLPPAVIDPNTGGVVGFFDQYQNVESPQPSEQSWRRQGEAPCSEMSRGRGSSSSSTSSSEAEFGTSPVMEFLEGGLGLGWECAVNYLCFTDLAQTGVI, encoded by the exons ATGGCGCTGTCCACCCCGACCTCCGTGGTGCTGGAGCTGATGACGATGGGACAGCAGTCCGCGGCGCACCTGGGGGAGCTGCTCATGGCGGCATCGCCGCCCATGGTGGCGGAGCGCGGCCAGGCGCTCACCGCGGAGATCCTCCGCTGCTGCGACCGCGTCATCGCCGCGATCAGCGGGGGCGCCACCAGCAGGAAGAGGAAGGCGACCATGGAGCACGGCGTTCTTATGCCATCCAAAAGAAG GTCGCGTAGTGGTGCGGAGGTGCGTCGGGAGGTCCGGAGCCGGACGACTGCGGACGGGTTCGTGTGGAGGAAGTACGGGCAGAAGGACATCAATGGAAGCACCCACCCGAG GTTCTACTACCGCTGCGCGTACAGCGCCAATGGCTGCGGCGCGACTCGCCGGGTTCAGCAGTCGCAGGAGCACCCCGCGGCGTTCATCATCGCCTACTACGGCGACCACACGTGCGGAGCTGGCGTCGGCGATGCGTGCCATCGGGCGGCACCGCCGCTGCCTCCTGCTGTCATCGACCCAAACACTGGCGGAGTAGTCGGTTTCTTTGATCAATATCAGAACGTGGAATCTCCTCAACCGTCAGAGCAGAGTTGGCGCCGTCAAGGCGAGGCTCCCTGCAGTGAGATGTCTCGGGGACgggggtcgtcgtcttcctccacctcttcatCGGAAGCGGAATTCGGCACTTCTCCTGTAATGGAGTTTCTGGAGGGCGGCCTCGGATTAGGATGGGAATGCGCCGTCAACTACCTTTGTTTCACCGATCTCGCTCAGACCGGTGTGATTTAG